GAATGATCGCAATATTCATATATCCGGCAATTCAGGGATACCGTCGGGCTGCATCGGACTAACGCCTGAATGAAATTTCGATCTACCGTGTCGGCGGCGCAGCGTAACGTATCCGACGGTCGGATCGACATATCCAATCGGGAAGCAAAGACCGTCGCTTTTTCCGAAAACCGTTTCAACCGAGAGGTAAGAAGTCTTGACGCGAAACACGAAACCAGCCTGGCGTCGCGCCACACAAGCCGGAGTTCTGGCAATCGCCTGCACATTGTTCACCGCCGGTATTGCGCAAGCCGCACCCGACAATTCAGGCAATTCCGCATCCGACGTGGCCGCGAACGGTTCGTACGTCAAGTCCGTGCAGAAGATCAACGACCGGCAACTCGTCGTCAATGTTTATGCTGCGTCGATGGACAAGGTGGTGCCCATTCAGGTCATCACGCCGGCCGATAATTCCGAACCGCGGCCCATTCTCTACCTCTTGAACGGTGCCGGCGGTGGCGAAGACTCCGCGACGTGGCAGCGCCAGACGGACGTCGTCGATTTCTTCAGTGACAAGAACGTCAATGTCGCGACCCCCGTGGGCGGACGCCTCTCCTATTACACGGATTGGGAGCAGGACGACCCGAAGGCCGGACGCAACAAGTGGTCGACCTTCCTCGGCGAGGAACTGCCGCCACTCCTGAACAAGGAACTGGGCAGCAACGGGGAACAGGCACTGTCCGCGATCTCGATGTCCGGTACGTCAGTTCTGAACCTGGCTATCGAGCACCCCGGACTGTACAACTCTGTTGCCGCGTACAGTGGCTGCGCTCAGACCAGTGACCCGCTCGGCCAGCAGTTCGTCAGAATCACCACCGAATGGATCGGTGGAGTCGACGACGTCACCAACATGTGGGGCCCGCTCGACGGTCAGGGCTGGCGCGATCACGATCCGCTGGTCAACGCCGAAAAGCTCCGCGGAACTCCGATCTACATGAGCACCGGCAACGGTCTTCCCGGCTTCCCGAACGACACGAGCCTCAACCCTCGCATGAATGACGGACGCGCAAATCTGGAGAACCAGATCATCGTCGGCGGCGTCATCGAAGCTGCAACCAACCTGTGCACCTCCAACATGGCCAAGCGCCTGTACGAGTTGAACATTCCGGCTGTGGTGGACTTCCGCCCGACAGGCACCCACTCGTGGGGCTACTGGCAGGACGATCTCCACAAGTCGTGGCCGTTCATCGCCGACTCGTTGAACGTCTGAGGCACAATCGCTTTTCAGCTGGATTGGCCGCTATCCCTCGGACTATGGGTTCGAAGGGATAGCGGCTCTTTCATTTGTCGACCACACACCCTGATCTACGACTGTGCCGACCAGCTGTCGCTACAAACCAGAAAGCAGCACTCGTGACCGCACGCATCTCCCGACGAGGCTTCCTCGGCACCGCAACAACACTCGGTATCGCCGGTGCGGCAGTCGGCATCTCTGCCCAGCCCGCATCTGCACAACCTGCTGCGGCCACGCCGATTCGTTCGACGCCTCGACACAGTCAATTACCGGCCCCTGGCACGATCGATGCGACCGACCCGGCACTGCTCAGCGCCACCGAAGCCGCCAGTCTGCTCCAGGATGGCATCCTTCATCCACGCGAGCTCCTCGACGCCTGTCTGACACGCAGTCACGAGTACGACGGCGGGATCGGTTCATGGATCCGGATCTATCCGGAAGTCGCGTACGACGCT
The nucleotide sequence above comes from Rhodococcus sp. KBS0724. Encoded proteins:
- a CDS encoding alpha/beta hydrolase, with the translated sequence MTRNTKPAWRRATQAGVLAIACTLFTAGIAQAAPDNSGNSASDVAANGSYVKSVQKINDRQLVVNVYAASMDKVVPIQVITPADNSEPRPILYLLNGAGGGEDSATWQRQTDVVDFFSDKNVNVATPVGGRLSYYTDWEQDDPKAGRNKWSTFLGEELPPLLNKELGSNGEQALSAISMSGTSVLNLAIEHPGLYNSVAAYSGCAQTSDPLGQQFVRITTEWIGGVDDVTNMWGPLDGQGWRDHDPLVNAEKLRGTPIYMSTGNGLPGFPNDTSLNPRMNDGRANLENQIIVGGVIEAATNLCTSNMAKRLYELNIPAVVDFRPTGTHSWGYWQDDLHKSWPFIADSLNV